One window from the genome of Perca flavescens isolate YP-PL-M2 chromosome 17, PFLA_1.0, whole genome shotgun sequence encodes:
- the cdt1 gene encoding DNA replication factor Cdt1: protein MSQARVTDFFFQRKKGIAGPVKPAKQRRSAVVEHGSSGISTNVASTRSRSSKNKGGFLCSSSVHEEFVRVIDEAVELNEGECVSNTAKDTYCSPRTPKRTSAETEFDLGGALFSATADHSTAKKRRQAETVKEAEVLEKATTKARKARKKLVLPQDTPQAAVQILPSQGTQQHSAPASVSGQNAENHLNLHTNSSSQRGQVSRKNTEGQASKALCKEDIAALKSRLQRIKKHAEELTSAAPCNLASTSSSPAGSAANATTPLVPKTVLHATCDAKTLNFTVAQVKELAAKAQQRKVEREVKESKRSEAQISDSTEQPGYQRYHNLAQAAPPGLSLPYQYKVLAEMFRSMDTVVSMLYNRCEAATFPKIKRGVQDMMHKRFEESHVGQIQTVFPEAYKFRQEKNIPTFNSNIKKGIYQLTVEPVILSDQNEACPLLSASRLLERRRIFHLNLVSIVKLHHKVFLSTLVPPMSVPEDKLTRWHPNFNVDTVPAILASSMPQPPHTDKLSTAQEVLDKARSLMTPKMEKALVSLALKTEDKAAKSKEPSSPQKPAVPQASAPSAAAAQVPTALKGVSQSLLDRIRAKEAQKLQAAMTRNPTQEERLLMMSRLPELARILRNVFVAEKKPALILELACNRMVASYKSALSTGEMEKHIRLLAEVAADWLTIHPVRKDFYLKLNKNMELNIILDKLSSRLRDEEKM, encoded by the exons ATGTCTCAGGCTCGCGTTACTGATTTCTTTTTCCAGAGAAAGAAAGGTATCGCCGGGCCAGTGAAACCAGCCAAGCAGCGCAGGAGCGCTGTTGTCGAACATGGCTCTTCTGGGATCAGCACAAATGTTGCCAGCACAAGGTCAAGATCCTCGAAAAACAAAGGTGGTTTCCTGTGTTCGTCCTCCGTCCATGAAGAGTTTGTCCGAGTTATCGACGAGGCAGTGGAGCTAAACGAGGGAGAGTGTGTTAGTAACACCGCGAAAGATacatactgtagtccccggacACCAAAGCGGACCTCAGCCGAGACAGAGTTCGACCTCGGGGGAGCCCTGTTTTCAGCCACCGCCGACCACAGCACAGCCAAGAAGAGACGTCAAGCGGAGACTGTTAAAGAAGCTGAAGTTTTAGAGAAAGCAACTACGAAGGCCAGGAAGGCCAGAAAGAAACTGGTTCTCCCTCAAGACACACCACAG GCTGCAGTCCAGATCTTGCCCAGTCAGGGGACCCAGCAGCACTCAGCTCCGGCCTCGGTGTCTGGGCAGAATGCGGAGAACCACCTGAACCTCCATACCAACAGCTCTTCGCAGAGGGGGCAGGTCAGCCGCAAGAACACTGAAGGACAGGCCAGCAAG GCTTTGTGTAAAGAGGACATTGCAGCCCTCAAGTCTCGCCTTCAGAGGATCAAGAAACATGCAGAGGAATTAACCAGCGCTGCTCCTTGTAATTTAGCTTCCACATCCTCTTCTCCAGCTGGTTCAGCTGCCAACGCTACCACCCCCCTTGTCCCCAAAACCGTCTTGCATGCCACCTGTGATGCTAAGACCCTGAACTTCACTGTAGCACAAGTCAAAGAGCTTGCAGCTAAAGCTCAGCAGAGGAAGGTGGAGAGAGAGGTCAAGGAGAGCAAGCGGAGTGAGGCACAAATCTCGGACAG TACTGAGCAGCCAGGATACCAGCGGTACCACAACCTCGCCCAGGCGGCCCCCCCGGGACTGTCCCTGCCTTACCAGTACAAGGTGCTGGCTGAGATGTTCAGGAGTATGGACACTGTGGTCTCTATGCTGTACAACCGCTGTGAGGCAGCCACCTTCCCCAAGATCAAACGGGGAGTTCAGGACATGATGCACAA GCGATTTGAGGAGAGCCACGTTGGTCAGATACAGACTGTGTTTCCGGAGGCGTACAAATTTAGACAGGAGAAGAACATCCCAACCTTTAACAGCAACATTAAGAAGGGCATCTACCAGCTCACTGTGGAGCCCGTCATTCTCTCTG ACCAGAATGAAGCTTGTCCTCTCTTGTCTGCCTCTCGGCTCCTGGAGAGAAGACGCATCTTCCACCTGAATTTGGTCTCCATTGTCAAACTGCACCACAAG GTATTTCTGTCCACATTGGTTCCACCGATGTCTGTTCCAGAAGACAAACTGACCCGCTGGCACCCTAACTTTAATGTGGACACTGTGCCAGCCATCTTGGCTAGCTCGATGCCTCAGCCTCCTCACACGGACAAACTCTCCACTGCTCAGGAAGTGCTGGACAAGGCTCGCTCACTCATGACGCCCAAG ATGGAGAAGGCTCTGGTTTCTCTGGCTCTAAAGACTGAAGACAAAGCTGCAAAGAGTAAAGAGCCATCATCTCCGCAGAAGCCAGCAGTCCCCCAAGCATCAGCTCCATCTGCAGCTGCAGCTCAAGTCCCAACTGCCCTGAAAGGAGTGTCCCAGTCCCTGCTGGACAGG ATTCGGGCAAAGGAGGCCCAGAAGCTCCAGGCAGCCATGACTCGAAACCCCACCCAGGAAGAGCGCCTGCTGATGATGTCACGGCTTCCTGAGCTGGCCCGGATTCTCCGGAACGTTTTTGTTGCAGAGAAGAAACCGGCTTTAATATTGGAATTGGCCTGTAACAGGATGGTGGCCAGCTACAAATCTGCTCTCAGCACAG GTGAAATGGAGAAACACATCCGTCTGCTGGCAGAAGtggctgctgattggctgactaTTCATCCAGTCAGAAAGGACTTCTACCTGAAGTTGAACAAGAACATGGAGCTCAACATCATTCTGGACAAACTGAGCAGCAGACTCCGAGATGAAGAGAAAATGTAA